The following is a genomic window from Bosea sp. RAC05.
ACCCGCGGCGGAGCGAACCCACTTTCTGCGGCATGAACCGCCGCAAACTCCTCACCCTCCTCGGCCTCCCCGCGCTGCTCGGCACCGGCAGTGCGGCCTGGGCCTCGATCTCGCGCTCGCGCAACCCGTATTATCAGGGCCCCGTGACCGAGAACTTCAACGGAACCGTCTTCACCGACGGCCGGCCCGTGACCAAGGGGCTCGCCGACGTGCTGAAATGGCAGACCTCGAAGCGCGATCGCGAGGCGTTTCCCGAGAGCTACCCCGCCCCGCCCAAGGACAGGCCGCCCGCCCGCGTCGACAGCGTCCGCGTCGTCCATCTCGGCCACGCCTCCTTCCTCTACCAGATCGGCGACCTCAACCTGCTGATCGACCCGGTCTATTCGCTGCGCGCCAGCCCGCTGAGCTTCTTCGGTCCACGCCGCGTCAACGATCCGGGTGTCGCTTTCGACGACCTGCCGCGCATCGACGCCGTCCTGATCACGCACAACCATTACGACCATCTCGACATCGAGACGCTGGCGCGGCTGCATGAGCGCGATCAGCCGCGCATGATCATGCCGCTCGGCAACGACACCATTGTCAGGGCCCGCATTCCGGAAGCCCGCGCCGAGGCGCATGACTGGTCTGCCCGCCTGCCCCTGTCCAACGGCGTGAGCGTGACGCTGGCTCCGAGCTATCACTGGTCGGCGCGCGGCGCCTTCGACCGGCGCATGGCGCTCTGGTGCTCCTTCGTGCTGGAGGGCGGCGGAACCCGCATCTTCCACATCGGCGACACCGGCTATCACGACGGCTCGCTCTATCGCCGCCTCGGCGCCGAACTCGGCCCCTTCCACCTCGCCGTGCTGCCGATCGGCGCCTATGAGCCGCGCTGGTTCATGCGCGACAACCACATGAACCCGGAGGAGGCGGTGCAGGTCATGCTGTCCCTCAGGGCCGAGCAGGCGCTCGGCCACCACTGGGGCACCTTCCAGCTCACCGACGAGGGCATCGAGCGCCCGCCGGCCGCGCTGGCGGCGGCGCTGGCGGCCGCCGGCCTCGCTGAGGAGCGCTTCCGCGCGATGCGGCCGGGGCTGAGCTGGCAGGCCTGAACGGGAGCGCGTGATCAGCGCGGCTGAACGTAGACGTTGATTTCGAGATTGGGGTCGGCCGGATCGGTGAGGTCCCCGACATACTCCTCGAG
Proteins encoded in this region:
- a CDS encoding MBL fold metallo-hydrolase produces the protein MNRRKLLTLLGLPALLGTGSAAWASISRSRNPYYQGPVTENFNGTVFTDGRPVTKGLADVLKWQTSKRDREAFPESYPAPPKDRPPARVDSVRVVHLGHASFLYQIGDLNLLIDPVYSLRASPLSFFGPRRVNDPGVAFDDLPRIDAVLITHNHYDHLDIETLARLHERDQPRMIMPLGNDTIVRARIPEARAEAHDWSARLPLSNGVSVTLAPSYHWSARGAFDRRMALWCSFVLEGGGTRIFHIGDTGYHDGSLYRRLGAELGPFHLAVLPIGAYEPRWFMRDNHMNPEEAVQVMLSLRAEQALGHHWGTFQLTDEGIERPPAALAAALAAAGLAEERFRAMRPGLSWQA